The following are encoded together in the Leisingera caerulea DSM 24564 genome:
- a CDS encoding alpha-ketoacid dehydrogenase subunit beta, producing the protein MASMTMIEAIREAHDVAMAADDRVVVFGEDVGFFGGVFRCTAGLQEKYGKSRCFDAPINESGIVGTAIGMAAYGLKPVIEIQFADYVYPAYDQIVSEAARLRHRSNADFTCPLVIRMPTGGGIFGGQTHSQSPEALFTHVSGLKVVVPSNPRDAKGLLLAAIEDPDPVIFLEPKRLYNGPFDGYHDRPVTSWKSHPKGDVPEGAETVPLGKASITREGADVTVLAYGTMVYVAEAAAEAAGVDAEVIDLRTLLPLDLETITASVEKTGRCVIVHEATRTSGFGAELMSLVQENCFYHLEAPIIRVTGWDTPYPHAQEWEYFPGPARVGEALKKVMEG; encoded by the coding sequence ATGGCCAGCATGACCATGATCGAGGCCATCCGCGAGGCCCATGACGTGGCGATGGCGGCAGACGACCGCGTCGTCGTCTTTGGCGAGGATGTGGGATTTTTCGGCGGCGTCTTCCGCTGCACCGCGGGATTGCAGGAGAAATACGGAAAATCACGCTGCTTTGACGCGCCGATCAACGAATCCGGCATCGTCGGCACCGCCATCGGCATGGCGGCTTACGGGCTGAAGCCGGTGATCGAGATCCAGTTCGCCGATTATGTCTATCCGGCCTATGACCAGATCGTCTCTGAGGCGGCGCGCCTGCGGCACCGCTCCAACGCCGATTTCACCTGCCCGCTGGTGATCCGCATGCCCACCGGCGGCGGCATCTTCGGCGGCCAGACCCACAGCCAGAGCCCGGAGGCGCTGTTCACGCATGTGTCGGGGCTGAAGGTGGTGGTGCCCTCCAATCCGCGCGACGCCAAGGGGCTGTTGCTGGCCGCCATCGAGGACCCGGATCCGGTGATCTTTCTGGAGCCGAAGCGGCTTTATAACGGCCCCTTCGACGGCTACCACGACCGCCCCGTCACCAGCTGGAAATCCCACCCCAAGGGCGACGTGCCGGAGGGCGCAGAGACCGTGCCGCTGGGCAAGGCCAGCATCACCCGCGAGGGTGCGGACGTCACGGTTCTGGCCTATGGCACCATGGTCTATGTGGCGGAAGCTGCGGCAGAGGCCGCCGGAGTCGACGCCGAGGTGATCGACCTGCGCACCCTGCTGCCCCTTGATCTGGAGACAATCACCGCATCCGTTGAAAAGACCGGCCGCTGCGTGATCGTGCATGAGGCGACGCGCACCTCCGGGTTCGGCGCCGAACTGATGAGCCTGGTGCAGGAAAACTGCTTTTACCACCTGGAGGCGCCGATCATCCGCGTCACCGGCTGGGACACGCCCTATCCGCACGCGCAGGAATGGGAATATTTCCCCGGCCCCGCCCGGGTCGGCGAGGCATTGAAAAAAGTGATGGAGGGCTGA
- a CDS encoding 3-methyl-2-oxobutanoate dehydrogenase (2-methylpropanoyl-transferring) subunit alpha, with the protein MSDDFPPLSLNVPEPGCRPGDTPDFSDFEIPRAGAVKRPPVDADPDSIRDMAFSIVRVLNKDGEAVGDWAGALSPDELREGLRHMLTLRTFDARMLNAQRQGKTSFYMQHLGEEAVSCAFSRALRPGDMNFPTYRQAGLLIAGGYPMLTMMNQIYSNADDPLHGRQLPIMYSSKEHGFFSISGNLGTQFVQSVGWAMASAISGDTKIATGWIGDGSTAESDFHAAMVFASTYKAPVVLNIVNNQWAISTFQGIARGGVGTFAARGHGFGIASIRVDGNDYLAVHAVAKWACERARLGHGPTLIEHVTYRAGGHSTSDDPSAYRSRREAAAWPLGDPIERLKTHLITIGEWSEDRHTQAEAEILDGVIATQKQAEAIGTLGGGKTPSPRDMFEGVYETMPPHLIRQRQEAGY; encoded by the coding sequence ATGAGTGATGACTTTCCGCCGCTATCGCTGAACGTGCCGGAACCGGGCTGCCGTCCGGGCGACACACCTGATTTCTCGGACTTCGAAATTCCGCGCGCCGGGGCCGTCAAACGCCCGCCGGTTGATGCGGACCCCGACTCGATCCGCGACATGGCGTTTTCCATTGTCCGGGTGCTGAACAAGGACGGCGAGGCGGTTGGCGACTGGGCCGGCGCGCTGAGCCCTGACGAGCTGCGCGAGGGCCTGCGGCACATGCTGACCCTGCGCACGTTTGACGCGCGGATGCTGAATGCGCAGCGCCAGGGGAAAACCAGCTTTTACATGCAGCATCTGGGCGAAGAGGCCGTGTCCTGCGCCTTTTCCCGTGCGCTGAGGCCGGGCGACATGAACTTCCCGACCTACCGCCAGGCCGGGCTGCTGATCGCGGGCGGCTATCCGATGCTGACCATGATGAACCAGATCTATTCCAACGCCGACGACCCGCTGCACGGGCGCCAGCTGCCGATCATGTATTCCTCCAAGGAACACGGGTTCTTTTCGATTTCCGGCAATCTGGGCACCCAGTTCGTGCAATCGGTCGGCTGGGCAATGGCCTCGGCCATTTCGGGCGACACCAAGATCGCCACCGGCTGGATCGGCGACGGCTCCACGGCTGAGAGCGATTTTCACGCCGCCATGGTTTTTGCCTCCACCTACAAGGCGCCGGTGGTCTTGAACATCGTCAACAACCAATGGGCAATTTCCACCTTCCAGGGCATTGCCCGCGGCGGCGTCGGCACCTTTGCCGCCCGCGGCCACGGCTTTGGCATCGCCTCGATCCGGGTGGACGGCAACGACTACCTGGCCGTGCACGCAGTGGCGAAATGGGCCTGCGAACGCGCCCGCCTGGGGCATGGCCCGACCCTGATCGAACATGTCACCTACCGCGCGGGCGGCCATTCCACCAGCGACGACCCCTCCGCCTACCGCTCCCGGCGCGAGGCTGCGGCCTGGCCCCTGGGCGATCCCATCGAGCGGCTGAAGACCCATCTCATCACCATTGGCGAGTGGAGCGAGGACCGCCACACCCAGGCTGAGGCGGAAATTCTGGACGGCGTCATCGCCACCCAGAAGCAGGCCGAGGCGATCGGCACATTGGGCGGCGGCAAGACCCCCAGCCCGCGCGACATGTTCGAAGGCGTTTATGAAACCATGCCGCCGCATCTGATCCGGCAGCGCCAGGAAGCGGGGTACTGA
- a CDS encoding Lrp/AsnC family transcriptional regulator, which yields MVVFATDSVDREILRALRDDGRIPLVQLAARVGLSQTPCKRRLQRLEESGLISGYNARIDRKAAGFGITAFVSVELERQDADEIASFQKKIAQFEEVVTGTLMTGAQDFLLEIVVESLEEFETFLQTKLLRISGIRVVRSRFALRKFIDRARIP from the coding sequence ATGGTGGTTTTCGCTACAGATTCAGTTGATCGGGAGATACTTCGCGCGCTGCGTGATGACGGGCGGATTCCCCTGGTGCAGCTGGCGGCCCGAGTCGGCCTGTCCCAGACGCCCTGCAAGCGGCGCCTGCAGCGGCTGGAGGAAAGCGGCCTGATTTCCGGCTACAACGCCCGCATCGACCGCAAGGCGGCGGGGTTTGGCATCACCGCCTTTGTGTCGGTGGAGCTGGAGCGCCAGGACGCGGACGAGATCGCCAGCTTCCAGAAGAAGATTGCTCAGTTCGAGGAAGTGGTGACCGGCACGCTGATGACCGGCGCGCAGGACTTTCTCTTGGAAATCGTGGTGGAAAGCCTGGAGGAATTCGAGACGTTCCTGCAGACCAAATTGCTGCGCATCTCCGGCATCCGCGTGGTGCGGTCGCGCTTTGCGCTGCGCAAATTCATCGACCGGGCGCGGATTCCGTGA
- a CDS encoding TetR family transcriptional regulator C-terminal domain-containing protein: MARMAAEKPKTRIQRKKTEQILASALEVFAQHGSSGASINLIAKNAGLTTPNLLYYFESKDAIRKELLARTLQLWMAPLNMLSPHGDPIDEICQYIRRKLEISRNFPKESKFFANEILSGLPQSRSEIFGPLKELYNTKITVLEDWMREGRIATVDPHHLLYSIWATTQHYADFDVQIEEIAPAKAQDRYAEAEVFLLEMYRKLLAVEAG; this comes from the coding sequence ATGGCGCGCATGGCAGCTGAAAAGCCGAAGACCCGGATTCAGCGGAAAAAGACTGAACAAATCCTGGCCTCCGCGCTGGAGGTTTTTGCCCAGCACGGATCTTCCGGCGCGTCGATCAACCTGATTGCCAAGAACGCCGGGCTGACCACGCCGAACCTGCTGTATTATTTCGAAAGCAAGGACGCGATCCGCAAGGAGCTTCTGGCCCGCACCCTTCAGCTGTGGATGGCGCCGCTGAACATGCTGAGCCCGCATGGCGACCCGATCGACGAAATCTGCCAGTACATCCGCCGCAAGCTGGAAATCTCGCGGAATTTCCCAAAGGAAAGCAAGTTCTTCGCCAATGAGATCCTGAGCGGCCTGCCGCAGTCGCGCAGCGAGATCTTCGGCCCGCTGAAGGAGCTGTACAACACCAAGATCACTGTGCTGGAGGACTGGATGCGCGAGGGCCGGATTGCAACCGTCGATCCGCACCATCTGCTGTATTCGATCTGGGCCACCACCCAGCACTACGCCGATTTCGACGTCCAGATCGAGGAAATCGCCCCCGCCAAGGCACAGGACCGCTATGCCGAGGCTGAGGTGTTCCTGCTGGAGATGTACCGGAAACTTCTGGCGGTCGAGGCCGGCTGA
- a CDS encoding TIGR03842 family LLM class F420-dependent oxidoreductase — MEFGICFKGFVEPERARALVRQAENAGFAYCWFYDSHILWRESFVAMAMCMEHTTKMRFGPLVTNPNSREWSVAASLFGSLAKQSGGRFDIGLGRGDSAVRVMGKKPSTIKRMEEFTHVVKSLIRGEEVQYGECPEPVKFPWAQGYELPVWIGAYGPKALASAGKVGDGVVLQIAEPKIIKWLADQAKAGGEAEGRDMSNYRVMAAAPAHTGPIEEGIEKTKWFPAMVGNHVADIVEKYGTDGDHVPTSLTDYIKNRKGYDYSKHGQSDNPYLDFITEDIVKSFCVLGTPDEHIAKIRDLQDAGTTQFNIYLDSGDEEKIIADYGEKIIPAFR, encoded by the coding sequence ATGGAATTCGGTATTTGCTTCAAGGGCTTCGTTGAGCCCGAACGCGCCCGCGCACTGGTCCGCCAGGCGGAAAACGCAGGCTTTGCCTACTGCTGGTTCTACGACAGCCACATCCTGTGGCGCGAAAGCTTTGTCGCGATGGCGATGTGCATGGAGCACACCACCAAGATGCGCTTCGGCCCGCTGGTGACCAACCCGAACTCGCGCGAGTGGTCGGTGGCAGCCTCGCTGTTCGGCTCGCTGGCGAAACAGTCCGGCGGACGTTTCGACATCGGCCTGGGCCGCGGGGACAGCGCCGTGCGGGTGATGGGCAAGAAGCCGTCGACCATCAAGCGGATGGAAGAATTCACCCACGTCGTGAAGTCGCTGATCCGCGGCGAGGAAGTGCAGTACGGCGAATGCCCCGAGCCGGTGAAATTCCCCTGGGCCCAGGGCTACGAACTGCCGGTCTGGATCGGCGCATATGGTCCCAAGGCCCTGGCCTCGGCCGGCAAGGTCGGTGACGGCGTGGTACTGCAGATCGCCGAACCCAAGATCATCAAATGGCTGGCCGATCAGGCCAAGGCCGGCGGCGAGGCCGAAGGCCGCGACATGTCGAACTACCGCGTGATGGCGGCAGCGCCCGCGCATACCGGCCCGATCGAGGAAGGCATCGAGAAGACCAAGTGGTTCCCCGCCATGGTCGGCAACCATGTCGCTGACATCGTTGAGAAATACGGCACCGACGGCGATCACGTCCCCACCAGCCTGACCGACTACATCAAGAACCGCAAGGGCTACGACTATTCCAAGCACGGCCAGAGCGATAACCCGTACCTGGACTTCATCACCGAAGACATCGTCAAGAGCTTCTGCGTGCTGGGCACCCCGGACGAACATATCGCCAAGATCCGCGATCTGCAGGATGCCGGCACCACCCAGTTCAACATCTATCTCGACAGCGGCGACGAAGAGAAAATCATCGCCGACTATGGCGAGAAGATCATCCCGGCCTTCCGCTGA